A part of Candida albicans SC5314 chromosome 2, complete sequence genomic DNA contains:
- the UCF1 gene encoding Ucf1p (Upregulated by cAMP in filamentous growth; induced in high iron, decreased upon yeast-hypha switch; downregulation correlates with clinical fluconazole resistance; Ras1-regulated; Hap43-repressed; flow model biofilm induced) has translation MAGKKKSKSEALPLDLDNIKPMDHLQPVPKTRSSSITSIESADEPGTMKQVLLPPTIKEFDELEQFESFVRDETWDNDFDYFHGRLHYYPPFVMKSCQNNLEKIKPTMNKNSKKFRRDLQHHIQKHLIKDLEKCCGYELNFGKGEVVETDNKVTWKFKDETDHGFSKEEEDMYDRHWRLELDVSCTNESAMVDVEYKSIPM, from the coding sequence ATGGcgggaaagaaaaagtcTAAGTCTGAAGCTTTACCATTAGATTTAGACAATATTAAACCAATGGATCATTTACAACCAGTCCCTAAAACAagatcatcatcaattacCTCAATTGAAAGTGCTGATGAACCAGGTACTATGAAACAAGTGTTGTTACCACCTACAATCAAAGAATTTGACGAATTGGAACaatttgaatcatttgTTCGTGATGAAACTTGggataatgattttgattatttccATGGTAGATTACATTATTATCCACCATTTGTTATGAAGAGTTGTCAAAATAatcttgaaaaaatcaagcCTACCATGAATAAAAACTCCAAGAAATTTAGACGTGATTTACAACATCATATTCAAAAACatttaattaaagatttagaaaaatGTTGTGGTTACgaattgaattttggtAAAGGAGAAGTTGTTGAGACTGATAATAAAGTTACTTGGAAATTTAAAGACGAAACTGATCATGGTTTTagtaaagaagaagaagatatgTATGATAGACATTGGAGATTGGAATTGGATGTTTCTTGTACAAATGAATCAGCTATGGTTGATGTTGAATATAAATCCATTCCAATGTAA
- the TIM22 gene encoding translocation channel protein (Mitochondrial inner membrane protein; predicted role in protein import; Hap43-repressed gene; flow model biofilm induced; Spider biofilm repressed) → MSLWGVYTGPQPPKKPLQEMTQEEQAEEGARQMIGFMNSCPGKTVMAGVSGFALGGFFGLFMASMAYDTPIGTDAVKHISELPFKQQMKLQFTDMAKRSYSSAKNFGYIGMVYSGVECTIESLRAKHDIYNGVSAGCITGAGLAIRAGPQAALVGCAGFAAFSLAIDMYLNSDAAPPPKNDYDI, encoded by the coding sequence ATGAGTTTATGGGGTGTATATACGGGGCCACAACCCCCTAAAAAACCGTTACAAGAAATGACACAAGAAGAACAAGCAGAAGAAGGAGCTCGACAAATGATTGGATTCATGAATTCATGTCCTGGTAAAACTGTCATGGCAGGAGTATCAGGGTTTGCCTTGGGTGGGTTTTTCGGATTATTTATGGCATCTATGGCTTATGATACACCTATTGGAACTGATGCTGTGAAACATATATCGGAATTACCAtttaaacaacaaatgaaattacAATTTACCGATATGGCAAAACGATCATATTCATCAGCGAAAAATTTTGGGTATATTGGTATGGTTTACTCTGGAGTCGAATGTACCATCGAAAGTTTACGAGCAAAACATGATATATATAATGGTGTTAGTGCTGGATGTATTACTGGGGCAGGATTAGCTATTAGAGCTGGTCCTCAAGCAGCATTAGTTGGTTGTGCTGGGTTTGCTGCATTCAGTTTGGCAATTGATATGTATTTGAATAGTGATgcagcaccaccaccaaagaATGATTATGATATATAA
- a CDS encoding uncharacterized protein (Ortholog of C. parapsilosis CDC317 : CPAR2_407000, C. dubliniensis CD36 : Cd36_22440, Candida tenuis NRRL Y-1498 : cten_CGOB_00049 and Lodderomyces elongisporus NRLL YB-4239 : LELG_02401), translating to MSKRHNKTDSVNLGDPLPLTYLPTRRQSPSPSYHRQHQQQSRQPSGSLQQSTSIEPLPPPTTKPTTSSLLSRLANNPAPQPLPHVRIPRTSTTKDRIKNKLRQLIHELNELETYEEEQLIIMEQQLNDISDHLIRINTTESITNMHEQEIDNEQEEQEEEELLNYVKTNISRLRSQNENQQQGIYKLLCTFCRQQKYLILGISI from the coding sequence ATGAGTAAACGACATAACAAGACCGATTCAGTCAATTTAGGAGATCCATTACCATTGACATATTTACCAACGAGACGACAGtcaccatcaccatcataTCATCgacaacaccaacaacaactgcgACAACCATCGGGCTCTTTACAACAATCCACATCAATTGAACCTTTGCCTCCGCCAACAACTAAACCAACAACATCTTCATTGTTGTCGCGACTAGCGAACAATCCAGCACCACAACCACTACCACATGTGAGGATACCGAGAACTTCTACTACTAAAGATCGAATAAAGAACAAATTACGACAATTAATTCATGAACTCAATGAGTTAGAAACAtatgaagaagaacaattaataataatggaacaacaattaaatgatatttCTGATCATTTAATTCGAATCAATACTACTGAAAGTATAACTAATATGcatgaacaagaaattgataatgaacaagaagaacaagaagaagaagagttATTGAATTATGTGAAAACGAATATACTGCGATTACGATCACAAAATgagaatcaacaacaaggcATATACAAACTTCTCTGTACATTCTGTCgtcaacaaaaatatttgatattggGGATAAGTATA